The Athene noctua chromosome 11, bAthNoc1.hap1.1, whole genome shotgun sequence genome has a segment encoding these proteins:
- the PABIR2 gene encoding PABIR family member 2 isoform X2 — protein sequence MAQEKMELDLELPPGSAAAPSDGGGLRRSNSAPLIHGLSDNSQVFQPYVLRTRRNSTTVMSRHSMLLSSSPIRIPSSRLHQIRREEGVDLMNRETAHEREVQTAMQISQSWEESLSLSDNDLDKSEKSSSPKRIDFIPVSPAPSPTRGIGKQCFSPSLQMFVSSNGLPPSPIPSPTRRFSKRSQSPINCIRPSVLGPIKRKGEMETESQPKRLFQGTTNMLSPDVTHLTDLSSCLSSDILDGSSSSVGSSSDSLTKGSITTESPVTCSNSCSSFILMDDLSPK from the exons aTGGCTCAGGAGAAAATGGAGCTGGACCTGGAGCTGCCGCCGGGGAGCGCCGCGGCCCCGAGCGACGGGGGCGGCCTGAGGAGATCGAACAGCGCCCCCCTCATCCACGGGCTCAG tgacAACTCGCAGGTTTTTCAACCTTACGTGTTGCGCACTCGCAGGAACAGTACGACAGTTATGAGCCGCCACAGTATG ttgttgtCATCATCTCCTATTCGTATTCCTAGTAGCCGACTTCATCAGATCAGAAGG gaggaaggagtggaTTTAATGAACAGAGAAACAGCACATGAAAG GGAAGTGCAAACAGCAATGCAGATAAGCCAGTCATGGGAGGAAAGCTTGAGCCTG AGCGACAATGACTTGGACAAGTCTGAGAAATCTTCCTCTCCAAAGAGGATAGACTTCATTCCGGTTTCGCCTGCACCTTCACCTACAAGAGGAATAGGAAAG CAATGTTTTTCACCATCGTTGCAAATGTTTGTGAGCAGTAATGGGTTACCTCCAAGTCCTATTCCCAGTCCAACAAGGCGATTCTCCAA GAGGAGTCAAAGTCCAATCAACTGTATCAGGCCCAGTGTTCTTGGCCCCATTAAAAGAAAAG GTGAAATGGAAACTGAAAGTCAGCCAAAGAGACTTTTTCAAGGAACAACCAACATGCTTTCTCCAGATGTTACACATCTGACAGATCTCAGTTCATG cctGTCTTCAGATATTCTTgatgggagcagcagcagtgttggCTCTTCCTCTGATTCACTGACTAAAGGCAGCATAACCACAGAGTCTCCAGTAACATGCTCAAATTCGTGCTCTTCATTCATTTTGATGGATGATCTCTCACCTAAGTGA
- the PABIR2 gene encoding PABIR family member 2 isoform X6, with product MAQEKMELDLELPPGSAAAPSDGGGLRRSNSAPLIHGLSDNSQVFQPYVLRTRRNSTTVMSRHSMLLSSSPIRIPSSRLHQIRREEGVDLMNRETAHEREVQTAMQISQSWEESLSLSDNDLDKSEKSSSPKRIDFIPVSPAPSPTRGIGKQCFSPSLQMFVSSNGLPPSPIPSPTRRFSNRRSQSPINCIRPSVLGPIKRKGEMETESQPKRLFQGTTNMLSPDVTHLTDLSSCLSSDILDGSSSSVGSSSDSLTKGSITTESPVTCSNSCSSFILMDDLSPK from the exons aTGGCTCAGGAGAAAATGGAGCTGGACCTGGAGCTGCCGCCGGGGAGCGCCGCGGCCCCGAGCGACGGGGGCGGCCTGAGGAGATCGAACAGCGCCCCCCTCATCCACGGGCTCAG tgacAACTCGCAGGTTTTTCAACCTTACGTGTTGCGCACTCGCAGGAACAGTACGACAGTTATGAGCCGCCACAGTATG ttgttgtCATCATCTCCTATTCGTATTCCTAGTAGCCGACTTCATCAGATCAGAAGG gaggaaggagtggaTTTAATGAACAGAGAAACAGCACATGAAAG GGAAGTGCAAACAGCAATGCAGATAAGCCAGTCATGGGAGGAAAGCTTGAGCCTG AGCGACAATGACTTGGACAAGTCTGAGAAATCTTCCTCTCCAAAGAGGATAGACTTCATTCCGGTTTCGCCTGCACCTTCACCTACAAGAGGAATAGGAAAG CAATGTTTTTCACCATCGTTGCAAATGTTTGTGAGCAGTAATGGGTTACCTCCAAGTCCTATTCCCAGTCCAACAAGGCGATTCTCCAA CAGGAGGAGTCAAAGTCCAATCAACTGTATCAGGCCCAGTGTTCTTGGCCCCATTAAAAGAAAAG GTGAAATGGAAACTGAAAGTCAGCCAAAGAGACTTTTTCAAGGAACAACCAACATGCTTTCTCCAGATGTTACACATCTGACAGATCTCAGTTCATG cctGTCTTCAGATATTCTTgatgggagcagcagcagtgttggCTCTTCCTCTGATTCACTGACTAAAGGCAGCATAACCACAGAGTCTCCAGTAACATGCTCAAATTCGTGCTCTTCATTCATTTTGATGGATGATCTCTCACCTAAGTGA
- the PABIR2 gene encoding PABIR family member 2 isoform X5: protein MAQEKMELDLELPPGSAAAPSDGGGLRRSNSAPLIHGLSDNSQVFQPYVLRTRRNSTTVMSRHSMEEGVDLMNRETAHEREVQTAMQISQSWEESLSLSDNDLDKSEKSSSPKRIDFIPVSPAPSPTRGIGKQCFSPSLQMFVSSNGLPPSPIPSPTRRFSKRSQSPINCIRPSVLGPIKRKGEMETESQPKRLFQGTTNMLSPDVTHLTDLSSCLSSDILDGSSSSVGSSSDSLTKGSITTESPVTCSNSCSSFILMDDLSPK from the exons aTGGCTCAGGAGAAAATGGAGCTGGACCTGGAGCTGCCGCCGGGGAGCGCCGCGGCCCCGAGCGACGGGGGCGGCCTGAGGAGATCGAACAGCGCCCCCCTCATCCACGGGCTCAG tgacAACTCGCAGGTTTTTCAACCTTACGTGTTGCGCACTCGCAGGAACAGTACGACAGTTATGAGCCGCCACAGTATG gaggaaggagtggaTTTAATGAACAGAGAAACAGCACATGAAAG GGAAGTGCAAACAGCAATGCAGATAAGCCAGTCATGGGAGGAAAGCTTGAGCCTG AGCGACAATGACTTGGACAAGTCTGAGAAATCTTCCTCTCCAAAGAGGATAGACTTCATTCCGGTTTCGCCTGCACCTTCACCTACAAGAGGAATAGGAAAG CAATGTTTTTCACCATCGTTGCAAATGTTTGTGAGCAGTAATGGGTTACCTCCAAGTCCTATTCCCAGTCCAACAAGGCGATTCTCCAA GAGGAGTCAAAGTCCAATCAACTGTATCAGGCCCAGTGTTCTTGGCCCCATTAAAAGAAAAG GTGAAATGGAAACTGAAAGTCAGCCAAAGAGACTTTTTCAAGGAACAACCAACATGCTTTCTCCAGATGTTACACATCTGACAGATCTCAGTTCATG cctGTCTTCAGATATTCTTgatgggagcagcagcagtgttggCTCTTCCTCTGATTCACTGACTAAAGGCAGCATAACCACAGAGTCTCCAGTAACATGCTCAAATTCGTGCTCTTCATTCATTTTGATGGATGATCTCTCACCTAAGTGA
- the PABIR2 gene encoding PABIR family member 2 isoform X4, with translation MAQEKMELDLELPPGSAAAPSDGGGLRRSNSAPLIHGLSDNSQVFQPYVLRTRRNSTTVMSRHSMEEGVDLMNRETAHEREVQTAMQISQSWEESLSLSDNDLDKSEKSSSPKRIDFIPVSPAPSPTRGIGKQCFSPSLQMFVSSNGLPPSPIPSPTRRFSNRRSQSPINCIRPSVLGPIKRKGEMETESQPKRLFQGTTNMLSPDVTHLTDLSSCLSSDILDGSSSSVGSSSDSLTKGSITTESPVTCSNSCSSFILMDDLSPK, from the exons aTGGCTCAGGAGAAAATGGAGCTGGACCTGGAGCTGCCGCCGGGGAGCGCCGCGGCCCCGAGCGACGGGGGCGGCCTGAGGAGATCGAACAGCGCCCCCCTCATCCACGGGCTCAG tgacAACTCGCAGGTTTTTCAACCTTACGTGTTGCGCACTCGCAGGAACAGTACGACAGTTATGAGCCGCCACAGTATG gaggaaggagtggaTTTAATGAACAGAGAAACAGCACATGAAAG GGAAGTGCAAACAGCAATGCAGATAAGCCAGTCATGGGAGGAAAGCTTGAGCCTG AGCGACAATGACTTGGACAAGTCTGAGAAATCTTCCTCTCCAAAGAGGATAGACTTCATTCCGGTTTCGCCTGCACCTTCACCTACAAGAGGAATAGGAAAG CAATGTTTTTCACCATCGTTGCAAATGTTTGTGAGCAGTAATGGGTTACCTCCAAGTCCTATTCCCAGTCCAACAAGGCGATTCTCCAA CAGGAGGAGTCAAAGTCCAATCAACTGTATCAGGCCCAGTGTTCTTGGCCCCATTAAAAGAAAAG GTGAAATGGAAACTGAAAGTCAGCCAAAGAGACTTTTTCAAGGAACAACCAACATGCTTTCTCCAGATGTTACACATCTGACAGATCTCAGTTCATG cctGTCTTCAGATATTCTTgatgggagcagcagcagtgttggCTCTTCCTCTGATTCACTGACTAAAGGCAGCATAACCACAGAGTCTCCAGTAACATGCTCAAATTCGTGCTCTTCATTCATTTTGATGGATGATCTCTCACCTAAGTGA
- the PABIR2 gene encoding PABIR family member 2 isoform X3, with amino-acid sequence MAQEKMELDLELPPGSAAAPSDGGGLRRSNSAPLIHGLSDNSQVFQPYVLRTRRNSTTVMSRHSMVSFQLLSSSPIRIPSSRLHQIRREEGVDLMNRETAHEREVQTAMQISQSWEESLSLSDNDLDKSEKSSSPKRIDFIPVSPAPSPTRGIGKQCFSPSLQMFVSSNGLPPSPIPSPTRRFSKRSQSPINCIRPSVLGPIKRKGEMETESQPKRLFQGTTNMLSPDVTHLTDLSSCLSSDILDGSSSSVGSSSDSLTKGSITTESPVTCSNSCSSFILMDDLSPK; translated from the exons aTGGCTCAGGAGAAAATGGAGCTGGACCTGGAGCTGCCGCCGGGGAGCGCCGCGGCCCCGAGCGACGGGGGCGGCCTGAGGAGATCGAACAGCGCCCCCCTCATCCACGGGCTCAG tgacAACTCGCAGGTTTTTCAACCTTACGTGTTGCGCACTCGCAGGAACAGTACGACAGTTATGAGCCGCCACAGTATGGTAAG tttccagttgttgtCATCATCTCCTATTCGTATTCCTAGTAGCCGACTTCATCAGATCAGAAGG gaggaaggagtggaTTTAATGAACAGAGAAACAGCACATGAAAG GGAAGTGCAAACAGCAATGCAGATAAGCCAGTCATGGGAGGAAAGCTTGAGCCTG AGCGACAATGACTTGGACAAGTCTGAGAAATCTTCCTCTCCAAAGAGGATAGACTTCATTCCGGTTTCGCCTGCACCTTCACCTACAAGAGGAATAGGAAAG CAATGTTTTTCACCATCGTTGCAAATGTTTGTGAGCAGTAATGGGTTACCTCCAAGTCCTATTCCCAGTCCAACAAGGCGATTCTCCAA GAGGAGTCAAAGTCCAATCAACTGTATCAGGCCCAGTGTTCTTGGCCCCATTAAAAGAAAAG GTGAAATGGAAACTGAAAGTCAGCCAAAGAGACTTTTTCAAGGAACAACCAACATGCTTTCTCCAGATGTTACACATCTGACAGATCTCAGTTCATG cctGTCTTCAGATATTCTTgatgggagcagcagcagtgttggCTCTTCCTCTGATTCACTGACTAAAGGCAGCATAACCACAGAGTCTCCAGTAACATGCTCAAATTCGTGCTCTTCATTCATTTTGATGGATGATCTCTCACCTAAGTGA
- the PABIR2 gene encoding PABIR family member 2 isoform X1 encodes MAQEKMELDLELPPGSAAAPSDGGGLRRSNSAPLIHGLSDNSQVFQPYVLRTRRNSTTVMSRHSMVSFQLLSSSPIRIPSSRLHQIRREEGVDLMNRETAHEREVQTAMQISQSWEESLSLSDNDLDKSEKSSSPKRIDFIPVSPAPSPTRGIGKQCFSPSLQMFVSSNGLPPSPIPSPTRRFSNRRSQSPINCIRPSVLGPIKRKGEMETESQPKRLFQGTTNMLSPDVTHLTDLSSCLSSDILDGSSSSVGSSSDSLTKGSITTESPVTCSNSCSSFILMDDLSPK; translated from the exons aTGGCTCAGGAGAAAATGGAGCTGGACCTGGAGCTGCCGCCGGGGAGCGCCGCGGCCCCGAGCGACGGGGGCGGCCTGAGGAGATCGAACAGCGCCCCCCTCATCCACGGGCTCAG tgacAACTCGCAGGTTTTTCAACCTTACGTGTTGCGCACTCGCAGGAACAGTACGACAGTTATGAGCCGCCACAGTATGGTAAG tttccagttgttgtCATCATCTCCTATTCGTATTCCTAGTAGCCGACTTCATCAGATCAGAAGG gaggaaggagtggaTTTAATGAACAGAGAAACAGCACATGAAAG GGAAGTGCAAACAGCAATGCAGATAAGCCAGTCATGGGAGGAAAGCTTGAGCCTG AGCGACAATGACTTGGACAAGTCTGAGAAATCTTCCTCTCCAAAGAGGATAGACTTCATTCCGGTTTCGCCTGCACCTTCACCTACAAGAGGAATAGGAAAG CAATGTTTTTCACCATCGTTGCAAATGTTTGTGAGCAGTAATGGGTTACCTCCAAGTCCTATTCCCAGTCCAACAAGGCGATTCTCCAA CAGGAGGAGTCAAAGTCCAATCAACTGTATCAGGCCCAGTGTTCTTGGCCCCATTAAAAGAAAAG GTGAAATGGAAACTGAAAGTCAGCCAAAGAGACTTTTTCAAGGAACAACCAACATGCTTTCTCCAGATGTTACACATCTGACAGATCTCAGTTCATG cctGTCTTCAGATATTCTTgatgggagcagcagcagtgttggCTCTTCCTCTGATTCACTGACTAAAGGCAGCATAACCACAGAGTCTCCAGTAACATGCTCAAATTCGTGCTCTTCATTCATTTTGATGGATGATCTCTCACCTAAGTGA